One window of the Babesia bovis T2Bo chromosome 2, whole genome shotgun sequence genome contains the following:
- a CDS encoding SmORF protein (Small Open Reading Frame (SmORF)) produces MVAFNTFSKLCVVVALGLSAIATSTEVAQEQPKKESFVSRFFGKNEKSATKSHYISEPKKITTQENTDTAHLLMFPLEWYLLPYPINRKYLLKALPFDLAKKVPEDCNEPIDPKVEERIREFFLFSV; encoded by the coding sequence ATGGTAGCCTTCAACACTTTCTCTAAGCTCTGTGTAGTGGTGGCATTGGGACTGTCTGCCATTGCCACTTCTACTGAGGTAGCCCAGGAACAgcccaagaaggaatcgtTCGTTAGCAGATTCTTCGGTAAGAATGAGAAATCTGCCACTAAATCTCATTACATATCGGAACCGAAAAAGATTACAACTCAAGAAAACACTGATACAGCACATCTACTTATGTTCCCtcttgaatggtatctgttaccgTATCCCATAAACAGAAAATATCTCCTAAAAGCGTTGCCATTTGATTTGGCCAAAAAAGTTCCAGAggactgtaatgaaccaatagaTCCCAAGGTGGAAGAGCGTATTAGAGAGTTTTTCTTATTCAGTGTGTAA
- a CDS encoding variant erythrocyte surface antigen-1 beta subunit: MAKQWPYDSLTKAPTNLKEAIDWVLRVTGKDGKKNEAAAKPQLGCLCFLAKAVKDLLYDARSPGSPGPSTQRYWNDLLLEQESTIAQPVLEDLGLLSTGSGTVSTTYTCAGGTEVIKTLIDQLALGLQKWVGWKEEKGKDVCCLKGESGIGKKCTCSGGAGQCCTGSSNTPCHECEKCGTSASRADNKCYLSAYCKKKPSSGSSSPTDLFLWTSISSESTRVHLLARIFLGSVCLIWSGLSQLGFLTGGDNRWETSKLHDISGDSAGLGSFMAAMGYDLDRLNQEGNTGKKGEFVWKLLSGTDPNGSKGIQWQEFASVKGANQSSVAEYYSSIYTTAQSADKSNKTEEICKDYPLLVLHILASGYFRAGSAGAKGITSPAKPATGDPRKPRTIREILYWLSALPYSQGYRALVERMGDKTDQVTQGNSEDKKGQIELYDTSAAKASTSLKRNDITHYLMAACGYCPLVLIGIQGTIEKEVGKPAQGVPGVGVPGAVSPAAAAKATAEKNRCPKHIKDPKSKRCTLEDAAKAATQAPAPPSASTGQQLKPGQVCYGGYHLEVSKFGPLHGMYANGLFGFDMGGSPAQCLDQLRIYVYHCFYQLYFLRKQCGAGVDTAGTTVLGWKSCRYGYQVSTRKGGNTGGADNKQWQCKPLVGGGGNSNGNNQGGSPNQNNPQSGGNSNGNKDMCNCMGQGAIQGGHGSSGDGSPLQSFLCDSINGMHCHYTVGSGVEKYPEIDAHMNKTVDSEGKEHEPHKKYPELCPVPMGWSKDKDDNHFKDLKDTHKTLPLTPGTGTSAAQKYPAHCTGRTLFYLLEYYCDPDKCQSGTLVVLLRLLACITLTVPRTLGDLFGFYYYIVYIGGSGSTGGGEGVKRKLQAELQDVRLSMLGNGGTTDAVVGALIPVEWSGCNSDCSRIGRVDCGTNGDKGKYIWLGPLLGEVLVVVITTVALYLVKI; the protein is encoded by the exons ATGGCTAAACAGTGGCCTTACGACAGCCTCACTAaggctcccaccaaccttaaagaggccattgactgggtcctgagggttactggtaaggatggtaagaagaatgaGGCGGCGGCGAAGCCGCAACTCGGCTGCCTCTGCTTCTTGGCCAAGGCAGTaaaggacctactgtatgacgccAGGTCCCCGGGGTCCCCTGGTCCAAGCACTCAGAGGTACTGGAACGATCTGCTCCTAGAGCAGGAAAGTACCATAGCACAGCCAGTGCTGGAGgacctgggactccttAGTACTGGGAGCGGTACTGTGAGTACTACCTATACTTGCGCTggtggcaccgaggtcataaagaccctgatagaccagttggcactgggactgcagaagtgggttgggtggaaGGAAGAAAAAGGGAAGGATGTctgttgtcttaagggagAAAGTGGGATAGGAAAGAAGTGTACATGTAGTGGTGGTGCTGGGCAGTGTTGTACCGGTTCTAGTAATACTCCTTGTCATGAGTGTGAAaagtgtggtaccagtgccAGTCGAGCTGACAACAAATGCTACCTCTCGGCCTATTGCAAAAAGAAACCCTCTAGTGGTTCCAGTTCCCCTACAGACCTCTTCCTTTGGACCTCCATATCCAGTGAATCCACTAgggtccacctcctggcccgtattttcctagggtcagtatgtctcatctggagtggactcagtcagttggggttcctaacggGTGGTGATAACAGGTGGGAGACTAGTAAGCTGCACGATATCAGTGGTGACTCAGCcggtctcggctcattcatggcggccatgggctatgatctggataggttgaatcaggAAG GTAACACGGGGAAGAAGGGAGAGTTTGTATGGAAATTACTATCGGGAACGGACCCTAATGGTAGCAAAGGCATCCAGTGGCAGGAATTTGCATCCGTGAAAGGTGCTAACCAGA gtagtgtagctgagtactacagtagTATCTATACTACAGCACAGAGTGCTGACAAGAGCAACAAAACCGAAGAAATTTGTAAGGActaccccctattggtactccacatcctagccagtgggtacttcagggcaggcaGTGCCGGGGCCAAGGGTATCACGTCGCCGGCGAAGCCGGCCACTGGTGATCCTAGGAAACCCAGGACAATCCGggaaatcctatactggcttagtgcattgccctatagtcagggatACAGGGCACTGGTAGAGAGGATGGGAGATAAGACGGATCAGGTGACCCAGGGGAACTCTGAGGATAAAAAGGGCCAGATAGAGCTGTACGATACCAGTGCTGCTAAGGCTAGTACCTCCCTCAAGAGGAATGACATTACTcactacctaatggccgcctgtggctactgcccactggtcctcatcggtatccaggggactATAGAAAAAGAGGTAGGAAAGCCGGCACAAg GTGTTCCAGGGGTAGGGGTACCCGGAGCTGTATCTCCGGCAGCAGCGGCCAAGGCTACTGCTGAGAAGAATAGGTGTCCTAAGCATATTAAAGACCCCAAATCTAAGAGGTGTACCCTTGAAGACGCAGCCAAGGCAGCTACCCAGGCACCGGCACCACCGTCAGCTTCCACCGGCCAACAACTCAAGCCCGGCCAagtctgctacggcgggtaccacctggaagtctccaagtttg gccccctccatgggatgtatgccaatgggctctttggctttgACATGGGAGGCTCTCCtgcccagtgcctggaccaactgaggatatatgtctaccactgcttctaccagctctatttcctgaggaagcagtgtggAGCAGGGGTGGACACGGCAGGGACTACAGTGCTGGGCTGGAAaagttgtaggtatggttaTCAGGTGTCTACCAGGAAGGGAGGGAATACCGGTGGAGCCGATAACAAGCAGTGGCAATGCAAGCCATTGG TaggtggtggtggtaacAGTAATGGTAACAATCAAGGTGGTAGTCCAAATCAGAATAATCCACAATCGGGAGGTAATAGTAATGGGAACAAGGACATGTGCAACTGTATGGGACAGGGAGCAATCCAGGGTGGACATGGATCATCAGGTGACGGATCGCCCCTACAGAGCTTCTTGTGTGATAGTATAAATGGAATGCATTGTCATTATACAGTGGGATCCGGTGTAGAAAAGTATCCTGAAATTGATGCTCATATGAACAAGACGGTAGATTCTGAAGGAAAAGAACATGAACCACACAAGAAGTATCCAGAGTTATGTCCAGTCCCTATGGGCTGGAGCAAAGACAAAGACGAtaaccacttcaaag ATTTGAAAGACACGCACAAGACCCTGCCACTAACACCAGGTACTG GCACTAGTGCTGCTCAGAAGTATCCcgcccactgcactggcAGGACACTATTTTatctcctggagtactactgtgaccctGACAAGTGCCAGagtggcaccctagtggtactactgagactGCTGGCGTGTATCACTCtcacggtgccacggactctgggtgacctctttgggttctattactatatagtgtatattGGGGGAAGTGGGAGTACTGGTGGTGGAGAGGGAGTGAAAAGGAAGTTGCAAGCAGAATTACAGGATGTTAGGTTGAGCATGCTAGGTAATGGCGGTACTACTGATGCAGTGGTCGGAGCACTTATCCCAGTGGAATG GAGTGGCTGCAATagtgactgcagtaggATCGGTAGGGTGGATTGTGGCACCAATGGTGATAAGGGTAAATACATTTGGTTAGGACCATTACTGGGTGAAGTATTGGTAGTGGTGATAACAACCGTTGCGCTTTACCTGGTAAAAATTTGA
- a CDS encoding variant erythrocyte surface antigen-1 alpha subunit, whose protein sequence is MAVNSTFTPKASLTDAPTNLKEAIDWVLRVTGKDGNALSDDECICGLAAAVTDLLQSVQLEYNGYQGDVKNGTDSGDNKGATSDKVTEHLNGLFSLVQGLGGTAVVRTYIDQLAQVLSALVGWSKIVKCDKGGCDHGKQGSENCEYLKDKTPENKCDSCGCMKWKVKDPNNEGTPLGRKCTRCSDSGGSSTCKCSGTCSPGQQCQCALAGKCCKCYCKEDCKEKCKKDAKCICDKDIYISAYPKTTGSWAEGGYTITWAQLGDTTFDNDGAVNPSQRRHQCAHILLGSVCLIWSGLTYMYWTGKYAETSPRWNNHILDGSGLDDGTLSQWLQALGFPREMLNNSGPGNRLDAVIWDGFKEKFYLGFPDTSSDNGHGQDSWDNSFRNPAGMNFAGYIHTLEKGAFGDSVFKADKSVPDQNKLGPLYKLYILSCAYFTGLQKKTPPKADNKTPRTIREILYWLSALPYSQAYKQLLDYAKGRLTEVLKKPEDTASSSETEQPQLKFHQTGRWAPITVHEYNLFAHFQAVTQYCPLVLIGIQGGLHSPKGTDSHKEPPIHSLYANTECNFTYPTVSIQAYNQVVHYIRGLFYQLYFLRKQCAVKVAMGGKWRECRYGDGVVSKGVISWMCLGCNPMEHDRNYRVKEMGKMLDGVVQKVKASASNGVEHIETARNLLWMIGDVVVQLGNAQEALERRKGEEITKVKDALSKAKEGLERARKKLEEGEDLDETELEEAKKELEALTKSGSGALDTLVNGGTGSLQQVGSELQKWKKDYSSAKDRISEVINKVRDVLTVLEKGLPQVNGQLNGHKDEFTKAIKKLEDICNSPKCPPCNDHINKCGRQGVKRTCKTCHQQYMDGTPSPLQAFLEDRLPGFSCEVVRNTDTDKDTVYPPAASHLGHCGGSGQCCPLPMGFRGQFHSGIRDCTGKRLYGLLYFFSNENMMQSCVYTLVRVTAELSATTPQVLGDVFGFFRGGVGNKEQGEGEKKGQTCSHDKDPSKEKDIYFCGWCASGLRDEVRKIEWIPFDGKPGGQYMDKVGKALIQIKGDKGTGTTAYSSAGTTTSALSTLTDSNHYVSPLTGELYTAVSATFGGTYLSWVLYLSDALEGGLKSLSEAFQQIECNACKGQCDPNKCKKGEHGQKSNPQDAKSTPLCQCQSIVSCTGVLPVLYRHGFGYGNPFNLEGYRQGDGTEKGDYSIQKEDKSIKHCHEFLESLSKVLVDKKDTTQTHPLTNLLKQVGQLQYDIRLPWIFVLTVAWLVAVLYLAFGAIWPLDWVHMRSHCRGWFSKGCGSKRCAVPT, encoded by the exons atggccgTGAATAgcactttcacgccgaaggcgtcccTGACAGACGCTcctaccaacctgaaggaggccattgactgggtcctaagggtaactggtaaggatggtaatgCATTGAGTGATGATG aatgtatatgtggcctggcggcggcagtgactgacctactgcagtcagtacaactggagtacaatg gctatcaaggtgatgtTAAGAATGGTACTGACAGCGGTGACAACAAGGGCGCCACCAGTGACAAAGTCACAGAACACCTCAACGGACTCttctccctagtccagggactaggtggtactgcagtggtccggacctacatagaccagctagcacaggtactcagtgcactcgttggatggagtaagatagtgAAGTGTGATAAGGGTGGCTGTGATCACGGCAAACAAGGCAGTGAGAACTGCGAGTATCTAAAGGATAAAACGCCGGAGAACAAGTGTGACTcttgtgggtgtatgaaatggaaagtGAAGGATCCGAACAACGAAGGAACGCCACTGGGAAGGaagtgtacaaggtgtagtgatagtggtggtagtagtacGTGTAAGTGTAGTGGTACCTGTAGTCCTGGCCAGCAGTGTCAATGCGCTTTAGCgggcaaatgctgcaagtgttatTGTAAGGAAGACTGTAAGGAAAAGTGTAAGAAGGATGCCAAGTGTATCTGTGATAAagacatttatatatcagCATATCCCAAAACTACAGGAAGTTGGGCAGAAGGGGGCTATACAATTACATGGGCTCAACTTGGTGACACCACGTTTGATAACGATGGTGCTGTAAACCCCTCCCAACGCcgtcaccaatgtgcccatATCCTCCTGGGatcagtatgtctcatctggagtggacttacttatatgtattggactggaAAGTACGCCGAGACTAGCCCCCGttggaacaatcacatcctggatggtagtggtctagatgatggtaccctatcccaatggctacaggccttagggtttcctagggaaATGTTGAACAACAGTGGCCCTGGAAATAGGTTGGATGCtgttatatgggatgggtttaAGGAAAAGTTttatttgggattcccaGATACTAGTAGCGATAATGGCCATGGCCAGGACAGTTGGGATAATTCATTTAGGAAtccagctggtatgaacttTGCTGGATACATACATACCTTAGAGAAGGGGGCATTTGGTGATAGTGTCTTTAAGGCAGATAAGAGTGTCCCTGACCAGAATAAGCTCGGTCCGCTCTAtaagctctacattctgtcatgtgcctactttacTGGATTACAGAAGAAGACTCCGCCGAAGGCGGACAATAAGACTCCCCGAACAATCcgggagatcctatactggctaagtgcattgccatatagtcaggcatatAAGCAGTTACTGGACTATGCCAAGGGAAGACTCACAGAAGTACTCAAGAAACCCGAGGACACTGCCTCTAGCAGTGAAACCGAGCAGCCACAACTCAAATTCCATCAAACAGGCCGTTGGGCTCCCATTACCGttcatgaatacaacctgtttgcccacttccaagcagtgacccagtattGCCCATTGGtcctcatcggtatccaaggaggattacacagtcctaaaggcactgactCTCACAAAGAACCACCCATCCACTCCCTCTACGCTAACACTGAGTGTaacttcacctatcccaccgtgtccatccaagcatataaccaggtggtacactacattaggggTCTATTCTATCAACtatacttccttaggaagcaatgtgcagtgaaGGTGGCTATGGGAGGGAAgtggcgtgagtgtaggtatggggATGGAGTAGTGTCAAAGGGGgtaattagctggatgtgcctggggtgtaaccccatggagcatgataGGAATTATAGGGTAAAGGAGATGGGGAAGATGTTGGATGGGGTAGTACAGAAGGTAAAGGCATCAGCGTCAAACGGGGTAGAGCACATAGAAACGGCCAGAAATCTACTTTGGATGATTGGTGATGTcgtggtacaattgggtaatgcacaggaggcattggaaagGAGGAAGGGGGAGGAGATCACTAAGGTGAAGGATGCACTGTCGAAGGCTAAGGAGGGACTGGAGAGGGCTAGGAAGAAACTGGAGGAGGGGGAGGATCTAGACGAGACTGAACTAgaggaggctaagaaggAACTAGAGGCGCTGACGAAGAGTGGTAGTGGAGCACTAGATACACTAGTGAATGGTGGAACTGGGTCATTACAGCAGGTAGGGAGTGAATTACAAAAGTGGAAGAAGGATTACAGTAGTGCCAAGGACAGGATAAGTGAGGTTATCAATAAGGTAAGGGATGTATTGACAGTATTAGAGAAGGGACTGCCACAGGTGAATGGCCAACTGAATGGCCACAAAGATGAGTTCACTAAGGCCATCAAAAAGCTCGAAGACATCTGCAACTCCCCCAAATGCCCACCCTGTAATGACCACATAAACAAGTGTGGCCGACAGGGAGTGAAGAGGACCTGTAAGACCTGCCACCAACAGTACATGGACGGCACACCATCTCCTCTCCAGGCCTTCCTCGAGGATAGGCTACCAGGCTTTAGTTGCGAGGTGGTACGAAACACTGACACAGACAAAGACACAGTGTACCCAcctgctgcatcccacttgggACACTGTGGTGGCTCAGGTCAGTGCTgtccattgccaatgggtttcagAGGGCAATTCCATAGTGGCATCCGTGATTGTACCGGtaaacgcctttatggtctactgtacttcttcagtaacgagaacatgatgcagtcgtgtgtctatacactggtGAGGGTAACAGCAGAACTAAGTGctaccacaccacaggtactgggtgatgtctttgggttctttaggggtggtgtggGAAACAAGGAACAGGGGGAGGGAGAGAAGAAAGGACAGACGTGTAGTCACGATAAAGACCCCTCCAAAGAGAAGGATAtctacttttgcggctggtgtgcctctgggttacgggatgaagtaagaaagatagagtggataccattTGACGGTAAACCAGGTGgacaatacatggacaaaGTCGGTAAAGCACTTATACAGATTAAAGGTGataaaggcactggtaCGACTGCATATTCCAGTGCTGGTACCACTACGTCTGCCCTCTCGACACTCACTGACAGTAACCACTACGtatcccccctaaccggtgagcTTTATACAGCCGTGAGTGCTACgttcggtggaacatacctctcatgggtactatacctATCTGATGCCCTGGAAGGTGGATTAAAGTCACTGTCAGAGgcattccaacagattgaatgcaATGCGTGTAAAGGGcaatgtgaccccaataagtgcaaaAAAGGTGAACACGGACAGAAGAGTAATCCTCAGGACGCTAAGAGCACTCCACTCTGTCAGTGCCAATCAattgtatcatgtaccggaGTCCTGCCggtattgtatagacatgggttcggctacggtaacccattcaatctggaggggtaccgGCAGGGGGATGGGACGGAGAAGGGAGACTATAGCATACAGAAGGAAGACAAGTCTATTAAGCACtgtcacgagttcctagAGAGTCTAAGCAAAGTACTAGTGGACAAGAAGGACACCACTCAGACGcaccccctcaccaatctcctaAAGCAAGTCggccaactccaatacgacatacggctcccctggatctttgttctcacagtggcctggctagtagcggtgcTATACCTcgcatttggtgccatatggccactggactgggtacatatgaggtcgcattgtaggggatggttcagtAAGGGTTGTGGTAGTAAACGTTGTGCTGTACCTACCTAA